Genomic segment of Serinicoccus hydrothermalis:
GCACGTCGTCCTCGTCGGGACCCTCGGCCCCCTCGGTCTCCTCGACGGCCTCCGGGTCGCGCAGGTATGCCTCGAGCTGGGCGCCGATCTCGTCCGCGCTGGGCAGGTTGGCGACCTCGGCGGCGAGCAGGCTCTTGCGGCGCTGGCCCTCGACGAAGTGGTCGTAGCGCTGCTCCAGCCCCTCGACGACCTCGCGCGCCTCGTCGTTGCTCGCGAGCTCCTCCTCGATCCGGCCACGGGTGAGCCCGGCCATCGCGACGAGGTCGGTGGTGGGGATCACGAGGCCGGTGAGGTCCATGAGCGCGTCGGCGGCGGCCACGACGGCGTCGCCGAACTGCGTCTCGGCGAGGTAGTGCGGCACGTGCACCGCGACGCCCATGGTGAGCAGCCCGGACTCGGCGAGCCGCAGGTGCAGCAGCGAGTCGGCGCTGGAGGGGATGCGCACCTGCCCGAAGATCGGGGTGTGCTCACCGAGCACCGAGGAGTCGCTGGCGAAGCGGGTCGTGCCGACCGGACGCGTGTGCGGCACCGCCATGGGGATGCCGTGGGCGCTGACCATCCGCCGGACCCCGAAGGCCATCCCGAGCTGGCGCACCGCCTCGACGAAGCCCTCCCACCGGAAATCCGGCTCCACGCCGTGCAGGAGCAGGAAGGGCTCGCCGGAGGCGTCCATCATCCGGTAGAGGATGAGCGAGGGATCGTCGTAGTCGGTGTAGTGGTCGGAGTCGAAGGTCATGAGCGGGCGCCGCGA
This window contains:
- a CDS encoding PAC2 family protein → MTTHSPLFRLEADAARQPKPAPLLLVSLDGFLDAGQVRSTLAEHLLDTLEHEVVATFEVDDLVDYRSRRPLMTFDSDHYTDYDDPSLILYRMMDASGEPFLLLHGVEPDFRWEGFVEAVRQLGMAFGVRRMVSAHGIPMAVPHTRPVGTTRFASDSSVLGEHTPIFGQVRIPSSADSLLHLRLAESGLLTMGVAVHVPHYLAETQFGDAVVAAADALMDLTGLVIPTTDLVAMAGLTRGRIEEELASNDEAREVVEGLEQRYDHFVEGQRRKSLLAAEVANLPSADEIGAQLEAYLRDPEAVEETEGAEGPDEDDVPPAGQGGGGRS